A genome region from Solirubrobacter pauli includes the following:
- a CDS encoding leucyl aminopeptidase family protein, producing MRVTSTTDAPTATDADTIVVGVFEDEGIAHDHGGGLQALVDSGEAKRGLRKLAVTHAEGRRYVIVGLGGRSDFDPERARVAAAAVVGRAKELGTKTLCWEVPHHVGDAHVAGLVEGTLLAAYTYREFKEPESDGIEALILSAHHALDATAAATVAGFVNRARDLQNRPANVLTPTALAERASELEGVSVEVLDGAGIRAAGMGAFAAVAQGSYEDARLITVRYDGEGATGPVLGYVGKAVTFDSGGISIKPAAKMHEMKFDMSGGAAVLEAVGAIAALKLPVRVAGVIGATENLPSGRSMKPGDIVRSKSGVSIEINNTDAEGRLVLADCLTHAIELGAERLIDLATLTGAMVVALGKTYAGLLASDDAWAAAVESAGQRAGELNWRLPLHVEYDEQIKGRYADIVNSPADRGAGGITAAQFLKRFAGDTPWAHLDIAGTAYDNKKPYTPNGGAGFGVRTLVELARGA from the coding sequence ATGCGCGTGACATCCACCACTGACGCACCCACCGCCACCGATGCCGACACGATCGTCGTCGGCGTCTTCGAGGACGAGGGGATCGCGCATGACCACGGGGGCGGCCTGCAGGCGCTCGTGGACAGCGGCGAGGCCAAGCGCGGGCTGCGCAAGCTCGCGGTGACGCACGCCGAAGGGCGGCGGTACGTGATCGTCGGCCTCGGCGGACGGTCCGACTTCGACCCGGAGCGGGCGCGCGTCGCGGCCGCGGCGGTCGTCGGGCGCGCGAAGGAGCTCGGCACCAAGACGCTCTGCTGGGAGGTTCCGCACCACGTCGGCGACGCCCACGTCGCCGGCCTCGTCGAGGGCACCCTGCTCGCGGCCTACACCTACCGCGAGTTCAAGGAGCCCGAGTCCGACGGGATCGAGGCGCTGATCCTGTCCGCGCACCATGCGCTCGACGCGACGGCCGCCGCGACCGTGGCGGGCTTCGTCAACCGCGCGCGGGACCTGCAGAACAGGCCGGCCAACGTCCTCACGCCGACGGCGCTCGCGGAGCGCGCCTCCGAGCTGGAGGGCGTGAGCGTCGAGGTGCTCGACGGGGCCGGCATCCGCGCGGCGGGGATGGGCGCCTTCGCCGCGGTCGCGCAGGGCTCCTACGAGGACGCGCGGCTGATCACCGTCCGCTACGACGGCGAGGGCGCCACGGGCCCGGTCCTCGGCTACGTCGGCAAGGCCGTGACCTTCGACTCCGGCGGGATCTCGATCAAGCCCGCGGCGAAGATGCACGAGATGAAGTTCGACATGTCCGGCGGCGCGGCCGTGCTGGAGGCGGTCGGCGCGATCGCGGCGTTGAAGCTGCCCGTGCGCGTCGCGGGCGTGATCGGCGCGACCGAGAACCTGCCGTCAGGTCGCTCGATGAAGCCCGGCGACATCGTGCGCTCCAAGTCCGGCGTGTCGATCGAGATCAACAACACGGACGCCGAGGGCCGGCTCGTCCTGGCCGACTGCCTGACGCACGCGATCGAGCTGGGCGCGGAGCGCCTGATCGACCTCGCGACGCTGACGGGCGCGATGGTCGTCGCGCTCGGCAAGACCTACGCGGGCCTGTTGGCGAGCGACGACGCCTGGGCCGCCGCGGTCGAGTCGGCGGGTCAGCGCGCCGGTGAGCTCAACTGGCGGCTGCCGCTGCACGTCGAGTACGACGAGCAGATCAAGGGCCGCTACGCGGACATCGTCAACTCGCCGGCGGACCGCGGCGCGGGCGGCATCACCGCCGCGCAGTTCCTCAAGCGCTTCGCCGGGGACACGCCGTGGGCGCACCTGGACATCGCGGGCACCGCGTACGACAACAAGAAGCCGTATACGCCCAACGGCGGCGCCGGGTTCGGCGTGCGCACGCTGGTCGAGCTCGCCCGCGGCGCCTAA
- a CDS encoding methyl-accepting chemotaxis protein, translated as MPTLRLRRTLGLKLGLAFTAVLVVMLGSIALVLVKAAHADDAYERAIGWQEAIAGAAHQAAGTRQQQAAQALYVATGDDRYKAEWEQGVKIAERNAAAVEKLNDPTVTQIAQTATDADRKHDAAVNEELFPAMARGDSAAAHAALARADRFVRIPLQAQEKIEAYVSNRQREDVAAAKAASASARRFGILAALLATLLAGAVVLVVSRGIRRSATDVLDRLSSLETQDAAELQRALDAVAAGDLTQSVHADTPAIANPGTDEIGDIARATNGIRTRLHASVDSYNGMRGRLSTLIGEVAGSSSSVAETSRHMAASSQETGAAASEIASAVSEVAHGAERQTRSVELVRATAEEAAAVARESVERAHAAARAADEARDVARDGARTAQDAYDAMSGVQSSTQDVTAAIRDLAARSEEIQGIVGTISALAEQTNLLALNAAIEAARAGEQGRGFAVVAEEVRKLAEGSSTAAGSIATLISQIRAETDRVVDVVEAGAERTEAGARTVERSRAAFTAIEHAVVDVNRRVSEIAAAVERISAGTGRIQADVVEVAAVAEQSSASAEEVSASTQETSASTQEMAASAQELAVTAQRLDGLVATFRT; from the coding sequence CTCGATCGCGCTGGTCCTCGTGAAGGCCGCGCACGCGGACGACGCGTACGAGCGCGCGATCGGCTGGCAGGAAGCGATCGCCGGCGCCGCCCACCAGGCCGCCGGCACGCGCCAGCAGCAGGCCGCGCAGGCCCTCTACGTCGCCACCGGCGACGACCGCTACAAGGCCGAGTGGGAGCAGGGCGTCAAGATCGCCGAGCGCAACGCCGCCGCGGTCGAGAAGCTCAACGACCCGACCGTCACCCAGATCGCGCAGACCGCGACCGACGCCGACCGCAAGCACGACGCCGCCGTCAACGAGGAGCTCTTCCCGGCGATGGCACGCGGCGACAGCGCCGCCGCGCACGCCGCGCTCGCCCGCGCCGACCGCTTCGTGCGGATCCCGCTCCAGGCGCAGGAGAAGATCGAGGCCTACGTCAGCAACCGCCAGAGGGAGGACGTGGCCGCGGCCAAGGCGGCGTCCGCGTCCGCGCGCCGCTTCGGCATCCTCGCCGCGCTGCTGGCGACGCTGCTCGCCGGCGCCGTCGTGCTCGTCGTCAGCCGCGGCATCCGCCGCTCCGCGACCGACGTGCTCGACCGCCTCTCCAGCCTCGAGACGCAGGACGCCGCCGAGCTGCAGCGCGCGCTGGACGCCGTCGCGGCGGGTGACCTCACGCAGTCGGTCCACGCCGACACGCCGGCGATCGCCAACCCGGGCACGGACGAGATCGGCGACATCGCGCGCGCCACCAACGGCATCCGCACCCGCCTGCACGCCTCGGTCGACAGCTACAACGGCATGCGCGGCCGGCTCTCGACGCTGATCGGCGAGGTCGCCGGCTCCTCCAGCTCGGTCGCCGAGACCTCACGCCACATGGCCGCCAGCTCCCAGGAGACGGGCGCCGCCGCGAGCGAGATCGCGAGCGCCGTCAGCGAGGTCGCCCACGGCGCCGAGCGCCAGACGCGCAGCGTCGAGCTGGTCCGCGCCACCGCCGAGGAGGCCGCGGCCGTCGCGCGCGAGAGCGTCGAGCGCGCCCACGCGGCCGCCCGCGCCGCCGACGAGGCCCGCGACGTCGCCCGTGACGGCGCGCGCACCGCCCAGGACGCCTACGACGCCATGTCCGGCGTGCAGTCCTCGACCCAGGACGTGACCGCCGCGATCCGCGACCTCGCCGCGCGCTCCGAGGAGATCCAGGGCATCGTCGGGACGATCTCCGCGCTCGCCGAGCAGACGAACCTGCTCGCGCTCAACGCCGCCATCGAGGCCGCCCGCGCGGGCGAGCAGGGCAGGGGCTTCGCGGTCGTCGCGGAGGAGGTCCGCAAGCTCGCCGAGGGCTCCTCCACCGCCGCCGGCTCGATCGCCACGCTGATCTCGCAGATCCGCGCGGAGACCGACCGCGTGGTCGACGTCGTCGAGGCCGGCGCCGAGCGCACCGAGGCCGGCGCGCGCACGGTCGAGCGCTCCCGCGCGGCCTTCACCGCGATCGAGCACGCCGTCGTCGACGTCAACCGCCGCGTGAGCGAGATCGCCGCCGCGGTCGAGCGGATCTCCGCCGGCACGGGCCGCATCCAGGCCGACGTCGTCGAGGTCGCCGCCGTCGCCGAGCAGTCCTCGGCCAGCGCCGAGGAGGTCTCCGCCTCCACGCAGGAGACCTCCGCGTCCACCCAGGAGATGGCGGCCTCCGCCCAGGAGCTGGCGGTCACCGCGCAGCGCCTGGACGGCCTAGTCGCGACCTTCCGAACCTAA
- a CDS encoding acetyl-CoA C-acetyltransferase produces the protein MARTVILSSARTPIGKLGGGLSTLPATHLGGVAIREALDRADVAPEQVQHVVMGTVLQAGQGQIPSRQAQIEAGIPIEVTSETINKVCASSVRAVGMIDQAVRAGDLDVAVGGGMESMSQAPYLLPGARGGFRMGDVQALDAMVQDGLRNPFTGKQMFEEATEIGDELEMTRADLDKWALRSHERAIAATDEGRLADEIVAVTVRGRKGDTVVDTDEAPRRGSTLEALAKLPGLTKGGSHTAGNSPGVNDGAGALVLASEDWAERNGKDILGTIIAQAAVADEFAWLARTPANAAIKALDKAGLQPGDIDLWEINEAFSSVALNSTRMLGIDEARVNVNGGAVALGHPIGASGARIIGALVLELRRRGGGYGCAAICSGGGQGDAIIVQV, from the coding sequence ATGGCCCGAACCGTGATCCTGAGCAGTGCTCGCACGCCGATCGGCAAGCTCGGCGGCGGTCTGTCCACCCTTCCCGCCACCCACCTCGGCGGTGTCGCGATCCGCGAGGCGCTGGACCGCGCGGACGTCGCGCCCGAGCAGGTGCAGCACGTGGTCATGGGCACGGTGCTCCAGGCCGGCCAGGGGCAGATCCCGAGTCGCCAGGCGCAGATCGAGGCCGGCATCCCGATCGAGGTCACCTCCGAGACCATCAACAAGGTGTGCGCCAGCAGCGTGCGCGCCGTGGGCATGATCGACCAGGCCGTGCGGGCCGGTGACCTCGACGTCGCGGTCGGTGGCGGCATGGAGTCGATGTCGCAGGCGCCGTACCTGCTGCCGGGCGCCCGCGGCGGCTTCCGCATGGGCGACGTGCAGGCGCTCGACGCGATGGTCCAGGACGGCCTGCGCAACCCGTTCACGGGCAAGCAGATGTTCGAAGAGGCGACCGAGATCGGCGACGAGCTCGAGATGACCCGCGCCGACCTCGACAAGTGGGCGCTGCGCAGCCACGAGCGCGCGATCGCGGCCACCGACGAGGGCCGTCTCGCGGACGAGATCGTCGCCGTCACGGTGCGCGGCCGCAAGGGCGACACCGTGGTGGACACCGACGAGGCGCCGCGCCGCGGCTCGACCCTGGAGGCGCTGGCCAAGCTTCCCGGCCTGACCAAGGGTGGCTCGCACACGGCCGGCAACTCGCCGGGCGTCAACGACGGCGCCGGCGCGCTCGTGCTGGCGTCGGAGGACTGGGCCGAGCGCAACGGCAAGGACATCCTCGGCACGATCATCGCCCAGGCGGCCGTGGCCGACGAGTTCGCGTGGCTCGCCCGCACGCCCGCCAACGCGGCGATCAAGGCGCTCGACAAGGCGGGCCTGCAGCCCGGCGACATCGACCTGTGGGAGATCAACGAGGCGTTCTCGTCGGTCGCCCTCAACAGCACCCGCATGCTCGGCATCGACGAGGCGCGCGTGAACGTCAACGGCGGCGCGGTCGCGCTCGGGCACCCGATCGGCGCGTCCGGCGCGCGGATCATCGGCGCGCTCGTGCTCGAGCTGCGCCGGCGTGGCGGCGGCTACGGCTGCGCGGCGATCTGCTCCGGCGGTGGCCAGGGCGACGCCATCATCGTGCAGGTCTGA
- a CDS encoding HAD family hydrolase, producing the protein MTERPHILPPPPGGGAIKREGERGAAFFDLDRTLIAGSSSFQFGRVAYKAGMLSRRDLARDAYENLKFRLQGSTDASTDLVRERVGKMLEGAKVRDLQRLSGPVLAGVLPRLYPRMLELAYEHQDAGRPIFICTAAAQEMAELLAIVLTFDGAVGSVAEVVDGVYTGREGGPFNYREGKAQALRELAEREAIDLAASYAYSDSESDLPMLRLVGHPVAVNPDKELARVAREEEWEIMRFERLGRKLRVLGAAAAVAGGAAAARVAVR; encoded by the coding sequence TTGACGGAGCGGCCACACATCCTTCCCCCGCCGCCCGGCGGGGGAGCGATCAAGCGCGAGGGTGAGCGCGGCGCCGCGTTCTTCGACCTGGACCGGACGCTGATCGCCGGCTCGTCCTCGTTCCAGTTCGGCCGCGTCGCGTACAAGGCCGGGATGCTCTCGCGCCGGGACCTCGCGCGCGACGCCTACGAGAACCTCAAGTTCCGCCTGCAGGGCTCGACGGACGCCAGCACCGACCTGGTGCGCGAACGGGTCGGGAAGATGCTCGAGGGCGCGAAGGTGCGCGACCTGCAGCGGCTCTCCGGACCGGTCCTGGCCGGCGTGCTCCCGCGCCTGTACCCGCGCATGCTCGAGCTGGCGTACGAGCACCAGGACGCGGGCCGCCCGATCTTCATCTGCACCGCCGCGGCGCAGGAGATGGCCGAGCTGCTCGCGATCGTGCTCACGTTCGACGGCGCGGTCGGCTCGGTGGCCGAGGTGGTCGACGGCGTGTACACGGGCCGCGAGGGCGGGCCGTTCAACTACCGTGAGGGCAAGGCGCAGGCGCTCCGGGAGCTCGCCGAGCGCGAGGCCATCGACCTCGCCGCGAGCTACGCGTACAGCGACAGCGAGTCCGACCTGCCGATGCTGCGGCTCGTCGGCCATCCTGTGGCGGTCAATCCCGACAAGGAGCTCGCGCGGGTCGCGCGCGAGGAGGAGTGGGAGATCATGCGCTTCGAACGACTGGGCCGCAAGCTTCGAGTACTCGGCGCCGCCGCGGCGGTGGCCGGCGGTGCCGCGGCGGCACGGGTGGCGGTCCGATGA